Proteins encoded in a region of the Spiroplasma endosymbiont of Amphimallon solstitiale genome:
- a CDS encoding IS256 family transposase, with amino-acid sequence MAKKQNINNNDPISKAVDLLLENTEDLTTVFKEGGLYKELTKRLVEKMLNSEMQNYLGYEKNQHSNTENARNGTSSKKLITQQGKIEIDVPRDRNSDFTPVIVAKRQRRFDGFDQQVLSLYAKGMTLSDIRMQLQELYHGADISESVISQITDDVIDDVKAWQNRPLESVYPIVYFDCIVVKVRQDKRIINKSVYIALGVDLEGKKDVLGLWISENEGAKFWLANFTEMKNRGLNDILIACSDNLTGMSEAIQAVYPKTEHQLCIVHQIRNSLKYVSYKHRKTLVTDLKPIYSACSEEQAMQALESFESKWNKQYPQIAKSWYKNWENLMIFISYPAEIKRVIYTTNAIESVNSQLRKVIRNKKAFPNDMSVFKIFYLAIENITKKWTLPIQNWNTAIAHFMIKFEDRINLN; translated from the coding sequence ATGGCTAAAAAACAAAATATTAATAATAATGATCCAATATCAAAAGCAGTAGATTTATTATTAGAAAATACTGAAGATTTAACAACAGTTTTTAAAGAAGGGGGTTTATATAAAGAATTAACAAAACGTTTAGTTGAAAAAATGTTGAATTCTGAAATGCAAAATTATTTAGGATATGAAAAAAATCAACATAGTAATACTGAAAATGCTCGTAATGGTACAAGTTCAAAAAAATTAATAACTCAACAAGGTAAAATTGAGATTGATGTACCAAGAGATCGCAATAGTGATTTTACTCCTGTAATAGTTGCAAAAAGACAGCGAAGATTTGATGGTTTTGATCAACAAGTGCTTTCACTATATGCAAAAGGTATGACTCTATCTGACATTAGAATGCAGTTACAAGAGTTATATCATGGTGCTGATATTAGTGAAAGTGTTATTAGTCAAATTACTGATGATGTTATTGATGATGTCAAAGCATGACAAAATCGACCATTAGAAAGCGTTTATCCGATTGTTTATTTTGATTGTATAGTAGTTAAAGTTCGACAAGATAAACGGATTATTAATAAATCAGTTTATATAGCATTAGGAGTTGATTTAGAAGGTAAAAAAGATGTTTTAGGCTTATGAATTAGTGAAAATGAAGGTGCTAAATTTTGATTAGCTAATTTCACAGAAATGAAAAATCGAGGCTTAAATGATATTTTGATTGCTTGTAGTGATAATTTAACAGGCATGTCAGAAGCAATACAAGCAGTTTATCCTAAAACAGAACATCAATTATGCATTGTTCATCAAATTCGAAATAGTTTAAAATATGTTTCATACAAACATCGAAAAACTCTAGTTACAGATTTAAAACCAATTTATAGTGCATGTAGTGAAGAACAAGCAATGCAAGCTTTAGAATCATTTGAAAGTAAATGAAATAAACAATATCCCCAAATTGCTAAATCTTGATATAAAAATTGAGAAAATTTGATGATTTTTATTAGTTATCCTGCAGAAATCAAAAGAGTAATTTATACAACAAATGCTATTGAATCTGTTAATAGTCAATTACGAAAAGTTATTAGAAACAAAAAAGCTTTTCCTAATGATATGTCAGTTTTTAAAATATTTTATTTAGCAATTGAAAATATAACAAAAAAATGAACATTGCCTATTCAAAATTGAAATACAGCAATTGCTCATTTTATGATAAAATTTGAAGACAGAATTAATCTGAACTAG
- a CDS encoding IS256 family transposase → MAKAVDLLLENTEDLTTVFKEGGLYKELTKRLVEKMLNSEMQNYLGYEKNQHSNTENARNGTSSKKLITQQGKIEIDVPRDRNSDFTPVIVAKRQRRFDGFDQQVLSLYAKGMTLSDIRMQLQELYHGADISESVISQITDDVIDDVKAWQNRPLESVYPIVYFDCIVVKVRQDKRIINKSVYIALGVDLEGKKDVLGLWISENEGAKFWLANFTEMKNRGLNDILIACSDNLTGMSEAIQAVYPKTEHQLCIVHQIRNSLKYVSYKHRKTLVTDLKPIYSACSEEQAMQALESFESKWNKQYPQIAKSWYKNWENLMIFISYPAEIKRVIYTTNAIESVNSQLRKVIRNKKAFPNDMSVFKIFYLAIENITKKWTLPIQNWNTAIAHFMIKFEDRINLN, encoded by the coding sequence ATTGCCAAAGCAGTAGATTTATTATTAGAAAATACTGAAGATTTAACAACAGTTTTTAAAGAAGGGGGTTTATATAAAGAATTAACAAAACGTTTAGTTGAAAAAATGTTGAATTCTGAAATGCAAAATTATTTAGGATATGAAAAAAATCAACATAGTAATACTGAAAATGCTCGTAATGGTACAAGTTCAAAAAAATTAATAACTCAACAAGGTAAAATTGAGATTGATGTACCAAGAGATCGCAATAGTGATTTTACTCCTGTAATAGTTGCAAAAAGACAGCGAAGATTTGATGGTTTTGATCAACAAGTGCTTTCACTATATGCAAAAGGTATGACTCTATCTGACATTAGAATGCAGTTACAAGAGTTATATCATGGTGCTGATATTAGTGAAAGTGTTATTAGTCAAATTACTGATGATGTTATTGATGATGTCAAAGCATGACAAAATCGACCATTAGAAAGCGTTTATCCGATTGTTTATTTTGATTGTATAGTAGTTAAAGTTCGACAAGATAAACGGATTATTAATAAATCAGTTTATATAGCATTAGGAGTTGATTTAGAAGGTAAAAAAGATGTTTTAGGCTTATGAATTAGTGAAAATGAAGGTGCTAAATTTTGATTAGCTAATTTCACAGAAATGAAAAATCGAGGCTTAAATGATATTTTGATTGCTTGTAGTGATAATTTAACAGGCATGTCAGAAGCAATACAAGCAGTTTATCCTAAAACAGAACATCAATTATGCATTGTTCATCAAATTCGAAATAGTTTAAAATATGTTTCATACAAACATCGAAAAACTCTAGTTACAGATTTAAAACCAATTTATAGTGCATGTAGTGAAGAACAAGCAATGCAAGCTTTAGAATCATTTGAAAGTAAATGAAATAAACAATATCCCCAAATTGCTAAATCTTGATATAAAAATTGAGAAAATTTGATGATTTTTATTAGTTATCCTGCAGAAATCAAAAGAGTAATTTATACAACAAATGCTATTGAATCTGTTAATAGTCAATTACGAAAAGTTATTAGAAACAAAAAAGCTTTTCCTAATGATATGTCAGTTTTTAAAATATTTTATTTAGCAATTGAAAATATAACAAAAAAATGAACATTGCCTATTCAAAATTGAAATACAGCAATTGCTCATTTTATGATAAAATTTGAAGACAGAATTAATCTGAACTAG
- the aspS gene encoding aspartate--tRNA ligase — MEKLFRTHTCGNLTQGDITKEIIISGWVKDIRINKFGIFIDLRDMYGTTQVIVKPDNGYYQEIKNVKVESVLKVIGTVVLRKNKDAKTANDMIEVVAKDIEILSNSINLPFVIKNDNTLASEELRLQYRYLDLRRPAMNYNIKFKHQVLSCLRTFLNQNNFLEIDTPCLTKSTPEGARDFLVPARIQKKHFYALPQSPQIYKQLLMISGIDKYYQIAKCFRDEDFRADRQPEFQQLDLEMAFTTSKEIKLIVENMLISLFNTLKIGNIPSTFSSITYDQAMDLYGSDKPDLRCTCKLINININNNSDGFIYKGFIVNDKMNETTIKKLTEISNQHGGKTLIIYDLIKKKIIHNNSKVKFDDLVLAEEISKIKYNNFLIFAYEQQDVANKVMGAIRSFYINDLSKRINHKDFMNNIENFEFIWIIDWPMFEQEENKWQACHHPFTSPKNPEKLLDIKNKDLGTLTADAYDLVLNGFEIAGGSIRIHDYKLQKKIFELLDLSKTKIENKFGFFLSAFNYGVPPHGGIAFGIDRLLMILIKNESIRDTIAFPKNNRGICLLTNSPSEISSDQLSILNLEFKK, encoded by the coding sequence ATGGAAAAACTCTTTAGAACTCATACATGTGGTAATTTAACGCAGGGTGATATTACAAAAGAAATTATTATTAGTGGTTGAGTTAAAGATATTCGTATTAATAAATTTGGTATTTTTATTGATTTACGTGATATGTATGGAACAACACAAGTCATTGTTAAACCAGATAACGGATATTATCAAGAAATAAAAAATGTTAAAGTTGAATCTGTTTTAAAAGTAATTGGAACAGTTGTCTTACGAAAAAATAAAGATGCAAAAACTGCTAATGATATGATTGAAGTAGTAGCAAAAGATATTGAAATATTAAGCAATTCTATTAATTTACCATTTGTTATTAAAAATGATAATACGCTTGCTAGTGAAGAATTACGTTTACAATATCGCTATTTAGATTTAAGAAGACCAGCAATGAATTATAATATTAAATTTAAACACCAAGTTCTTAGTTGCTTACGAACATTTTTGAATCAAAATAATTTTTTAGAAATTGATACTCCTTGCTTAACAAAATCAACACCAGAAGGTGCTCGTGATTTTTTAGTTCCTGCTCGTATTCAAAAAAAACATTTTTATGCTTTACCACAATCACCACAAATTTATAAGCAATTATTAATGATATCAGGTATTGACAAATATTATCAAATTGCTAAATGTTTTCGTGATGAAGATTTTCGTGCTGATAGACAACCCGAATTTCAACAATTAGACTTAGAAATGGCATTTACTACTAGTAAAGAAATTAAATTAATAGTAGAAAATATGCTAATAAGTCTTTTTAATACTTTAAAAATTGGTAATATTCCCTCAACATTTTCATCGATTACCTATGATCAAGCAATGGATTTATATGGTAGTGATAAACCTGATTTGCGTTGTACATGTAAGTTAATAAATATTAATATTAACAATAATAGTGATGGATTTATTTATAAGGGTTTTATAGTTAATGATAAAATGAATGAAACAACTATAAAAAAATTAACAGAAATTAGCAATCAGCATGGAGGAAAAACATTAATAATTTATGACTTAATTAAGAAAAAAATTATTCATAATAATTCTAAAGTAAAGTTTGATGATTTAGTTTTAGCAGAAGAAATATCAAAAATAAAATATAATAATTTTTTAATTTTCGCATATGAACAACAAGATGTTGCTAATAAAGTTATGGGTGCTATTAGAAGTTTTTATATTAATGATTTGTCAAAACGAATTAATCATAAAGATTTTATGAATAATATTGAAAACTTTGAATTTATTTGAATTATTGATTGACCAATGTTTGAACAGGAAGAAAATAAATGACAAGCTTGTCATCATCCTTTTACAAGTCCAAAAAATCCTGAAAAATTATTAGATATAAAAAATAAAGATTTAGGAACTTTAACTGCAGATGCTTATGATTTGGTTTTAAATGGTTTTGAAATTGCTGGTGGGAGCATTAGAATTCATGATTATAAATTACAGAAAAAGATTTTTGAATTATTAGATTTAAGTAAAACAAAAATTGAAAATAAATTTGGTTTTTTCTTATCAGCTTTTAATTACGGAGTTCCTCCACATGGTGGTATTGCTTTTGGCATTGATCGTTTATTAATGATTTTAATTAAGAATGAATCAATTCGTGATACTATTGCTTTTCCTAAAAATAATCGTGGTATTTGTTTATTAACAAATAGTCCTAGTGAAATTTCATCTGATCAGTTATCAATATTAAATTTGGAATTTAAGAAGTAA
- the hisS gene encoding histidine--tRNA ligase has product MQFQKARGTRDMYNEEVIIYRNIIKSLTQCAIKYNYQEFITPIFENAQLFLRAVGDTTDIIQKEIYQFNDKNDRLLALRPEGTAGIVRAIIENKLYKSKQTLKYFYYGSMFRYERPQKGRQRQFNQFGIETVGVKHPLVDVEVMMMALEMIKSFSIPNLTLNINYFGSNETKNKYQIALKEQLLNQSKQLCENCQIRVNVSPLRVLDCKICTKLNLEIPYLNDFLTNEEKTYFTNIINSLKNNKVNFIIDEHLVRGLDYYNGIIFEITTIDSRIGESQNTLLGGGRYDNLFNELGSPLKIPAIGFAIGIERLMLLLVENKNINKPPIIDLQIIALSELGLIMASDLLLQLRKENYHIDMEYNLYQDKNKSQIIDRSLAKNILFLKEKNQVSFYSFVKKEMIKLIFDTEQQLLSKVKNLLLEENEEYGKTL; this is encoded by the coding sequence ATGCAATTTCAAAAAGCAAGAGGAACACGTGATATGTATAATGAAGAGGTTATTATATATCGTAATATTATTAAATCTTTAACACAGTGTGCAATTAAATATAATTATCAAGAATTTATTACTCCTATTTTTGAAAATGCTCAACTATTTTTACGAGCTGTGGGAGATACAACTGATATTATTCAGAAAGAAATTTATCAATTTAATGATAAAAATGATAGATTATTAGCTCTTCGTCCTGAAGGAACAGCAGGTATTGTTCGTGCTATAATTGAAAATAAATTATATAAATCTAAGCAAACGTTAAAGTATTTTTATTATGGTTCAATGTTTCGATATGAAAGACCTCAAAAAGGGCGTCAACGTCAATTTAATCAATTTGGTATCGAAACTGTTGGTGTTAAACATCCTTTAGTTGATGTTGAAGTAATGATGATGGCCCTAGAAATGATAAAAAGTTTTTCAATACCAAATTTAACTTTAAATATTAATTATTTTGGATCTAATGAAACAAAAAATAAATATCAAATAGCACTTAAAGAACAATTATTAAATCAAAGTAAGCAATTGTGTGAAAATTGTCAAATTAGAGTTAATGTATCGCCACTAAGAGTTCTTGATTGTAAAATTTGTACTAAATTAAATTTAGAAATACCATATTTAAATGATTTTTTAACTAATGAAGAAAAAACATATTTTACAAACATTATTAATAGTTTAAAAAATAATAAAGTTAATTTTATTATTGATGAGCATTTAGTTCGTGGTTTAGATTATTATAATGGTATTATTTTTGAAATAACTACTATTGATTCACGAATTGGTGAAAGTCAAAATACTTTACTTGGTGGTGGTAGATATGATAATTTATTTAATGAATTGGGCTCACCATTAAAAATACCTGCTATTGGTTTTGCAATTGGTATTGAAAGATTAATGTTATTATTGGTAGAAAATAAAAATATTAATAAACCACCAATTATTGATTTACAAATTATTGCTTTAAGCGAATTAGGATTAATAATGGCTTCCGATTTATTATTACAATTACGTAAAGAAAATTATCATATTGATATGGAATATAATTTATATCAAGATAAAAATAAGTCACAGATTATTGATCGTAGTTTAGCCAAAAATATACTATTTTTAAAAGAAAAAAATCAGGTTAGTTTTTATTCTTTTGTTAAAAAAGAAATGATAAAATTAATTTTTGATACTGAACAGCAATTACTTAGTAAGGTTAAAAATCTATTATTAGAGGAGAATGAAGAATATGGAAAAACTCTTTAG
- a CDS encoding RelA/SpoT family protein gives MNNLTCKDFNQLLAEAKTFIKDPKQITKIKVAYEYALLKHKDQYRKNGDPYIYHVLSTAYNLVLWHLDVSSIQAGFLHDILEDTPTTFDELAAEFGLEVANLVLAVTKVSHFAKEKRNEIKANYLRKLYLSLAHDIRVIIIKMADRLHNIRTINFLNPEKQIIIAKETLEVYASIAHRLGMRKLQSELEDRSFAVLHPKEYKKIDNLINLDREKREKLVNEIIKELSKTLSQHKNLIFKIYGRSKHLYSIYRKMYYFGKDFDDIHDILAIRVVTNSIDSCYAILGYIHQSFTPVPGRFKDYIATPKNNMYQSLHTSVVFDNEIYELQIRTEEMEDFAEAGAASHWRYKEGENKNPKKRQAEIDEKLNIFQEILNLNDLNPNVDENILADNIAKDNNLEKEIRQDIFSDLIYVLTPNGNVITLPFGSTVLDFAFKVHTEIGETTVGARINGIYSPINTVLKSGDIVEIKTAKTARPSRDWLNIVKTNFAQHKIKKYLNNQQEKFNQENKIKDTENKEKIKKTKEKIEEYIIENHIRWKIAKRNVIMSRIRSLKYKTYEDFCLDVANGTYTIEQAVTTILYSDSATFQELKTKQQTTMNLSSNNEIIIENAPNTKTSLAHCCLPIPDEPIAGYITKGQGIKVHRLICPNVSLPERKERIIDTKWNLLATSHHLYNSKIQIQYLDRPALMTDVLNILGYLKAQIQSIDANNKLKENHGSLKILIKVSNIERLHQIISSIKKIPDIIAINRIIM, from the coding sequence ATGAATAATTTAACTTGTAAAGATTTTAACCAATTATTAGCGGAAGCAAAAACATTTATCAAAGATCCTAAGCAAATTACAAAAATTAAAGTAGCTTATGAATATGCATTATTAAAACATAAAGATCAATATCGAAAGAATGGTGATCCTTATATTTATCATGTTTTATCAACAGCATATAATTTAGTATTATGACATTTAGATGTCTCTTCAATACAAGCAGGCTTTTTACATGATATTTTAGAAGATACACCAACAACTTTTGATGAGTTAGCAGCAGAATTTGGTTTGGAAGTTGCTAATTTAGTTTTAGCTGTAACTAAAGTTAGTCATTTTGCAAAAGAAAAAAGAAATGAAATTAAAGCTAATTATTTACGTAAATTATATTTAAGTTTAGCTCATGATATTCGTGTCATTATTATTAAAATGGCAGATCGTTTACATAATATTAGAACTATTAATTTTTTAAATCCCGAAAAACAAATAATTATTGCTAAAGAAACTTTAGAAGTTTATGCTTCTATTGCTCATCGTCTAGGTATGCGTAAATTACAATCAGAACTAGAAGATCGTTCTTTTGCAGTATTACATCCTAAAGAATATAAAAAAATTGATAACCTTATTAATTTGGATCGTGAAAAACGTGAAAAATTAGTTAATGAAATTATTAAAGAATTAAGTAAAACATTATCACAACATAAAAATTTAATTTTTAAAATTTATGGTCGTAGTAAACACTTATATTCTATTTATCGTAAAATGTATTATTTTGGAAAAGATTTTGATGATATACATGATATTTTAGCAATTAGAGTTGTTACTAATTCTATTGATAGTTGTTATGCCATTTTGGGTTATATTCATCAAAGTTTTACTCCTGTTCCGGGTAGATTTAAAGATTATATTGCAACACCAAAAAATAATATGTATCAATCATTACATACATCTGTTGTTTTTGATAATGAAATTTATGAATTACAAATTAGAACTGAAGAAATGGAAGATTTTGCTGAAGCAGGTGCAGCTTCGCATTGAAGATATAAAGAAGGGGAAAATAAAAATCCTAAGAAACGTCAAGCAGAAATTGATGAAAAATTAAATATTTTTCAAGAAATATTAAATTTAAATGACTTAAATCCAAATGTTGATGAAAACATATTAGCAGATAATATTGCCAAAGATAATAATTTAGAAAAAGAAATTCGACAAGATATTTTTAGTGATTTAATTTATGTATTAACTCCAAATGGTAATGTTATAACATTACCATTTGGTTCAACTGTTTTAGATTTTGCTTTTAAAGTTCATACTGAAATTGGTGAAACAACAGTAGGTGCAAGAATAAATGGTATTTATTCTCCTATTAATACTGTTTTAAAATCAGGTGATATTGTTGAAATTAAAACTGCAAAAACCGCACGTCCTTCTCGTGATTGATTAAATATTGTTAAGACCAATTTTGCTCAACATAAAATAAAAAAATATTTAAATAATCAGCAAGAAAAATTTAATCAAGAAAATAAAATTAAAGATACAGAAAACAAAGAGAAAATAAAAAAAACAAAGGAAAAAATAGAAGAATATATTATTGAAAATCACATTCGTTGAAAAATTGCAAAACGTAATGTTATTATGTCAAGAATTAGATCATTAAAATATAAAACGTATGAAGATTTTTGCTTAGATGTTGCTAATGGAACTTATACAATTGAACAGGCGGTTACTACTATTTTATATAGTGATTCAGCAACATTTCAAGAATTAAAAACTAAACAACAAACAACAATGAATTTAAGTAGTAATAATGAAATTATTATTGAAAATGCCCCCAATACTAAAACATCATTGGCTCATTGTTGCTTACCTATCCCTGATGAACCAATTGCGGGTTATATTACTAAAGGGCAAGGTATTAAAGTTCATCGTTTAATTTGTCCTAATGTTAGTTTGCCAGAGCGTAAAGAACGTATTATTGATACTAAGTGAAATTTATTAGCAACCAGTCATCATCTTTATAATTCAAAAATTCAAATTCAATATTTAGATCGACCAGCATTGATGACTGATGTTTTAAATATTTTGGGCTATTTAAAGGCACAAATTCAAAGTATTGATGCTAATAATAAGCTTAAGGAAAATCATGGAAGTTTAAAAATTTTAATTAAAGTTTCTAATATTGAACGTTTACATCAAATTATTTCATCAATTAAAAAAATTCCTGATATTATTGCAATAAACAGAATAATTATGTAA
- a CDS encoding adenine phosphoribosyltransferase, with protein sequence MTKESLKKNIINIPDFPIKGIQFKDINPILSNPEAFQSVVNIFVDFIKKCGATAILAPEARGFIFGAAIAYKLGIKLVLARKKGKLPGKTYKVTYDLEYGTAILEMQQNVLSTKDKVVIIDDLIATSGTINACLNLIKQSNAQSVGIATLISLSEFANKHHFDNIPLLEIIQF encoded by the coding sequence ATGACAAAAGAATCATTAAAAAAAAATATTATTAATATTCCTGATTTTCCAATTAAAGGTATCCAATTTAAAGATATTAACCCAATATTAAGTAATCCAGAAGCATTTCAAAGTGTTGTTAATATTTTTGTAGATTTTATTAAAAAATGTGGAGCAACAGCAATTTTAGCACCTGAAGCAAGAGGATTTATTTTTGGTGCTGCTATAGCATATAAGTTGGGTATCAAATTAGTTCTTGCACGCAAAAAAGGTAAATTACCAGGTAAAACCTATAAAGTAACTTATGATTTAGAGTACGGTACTGCTATATTAGAAATGCAGCAAAATGTACTTTCAACAAAAGATAAAGTAGTAATAATTGATGATTTGATTGCAACTTCAGGAACAATTAATGCTTGTCTTAATTTAATAAAACAAAGTAATGCTCAATCAGTTGGCATTGCTACTTTAATTTCGCTTTCTGAATTTGCTAATAAACATCATTTTGATAATATTCCGCTGTTAGAAATAATTCAGTTTTAA